One window of Hylemonella gracilis genomic DNA carries:
- a CDS encoding SDR family oxidoreductase, whose protein sequence is MQTLVITGASDGIGAELARQMAETHGADATLVLAARQREALEAVATQCRQHGAQALVVPTDVSDEAQCRALIAEAVQRSGRIDALVNNAGVSAQALFAEVRAEDLGWYERVMRVNFWGSVWCTHAALPHLLASRGRIVAVSSLAGLVGVPGRNAYSASKFALSGFFEALRAELKPSGVSVTTVYPGVVATRTRHRGYNARGEAAGSSGLREDKAMPVEECARLILRGMTRRQREVVMTAQGKLGRWLKLLAPGLVERIALSALKEEVKPH, encoded by the coding sequence ATGCAAACCCTCGTGATCACCGGTGCCTCCGACGGCATCGGCGCCGAACTGGCGCGCCAAATGGCCGAGACCCACGGCGCCGACGCCACCCTGGTACTCGCCGCGCGCCAGCGCGAAGCGCTGGAAGCCGTGGCCACGCAATGCCGCCAGCACGGTGCTCAGGCTCTGGTCGTGCCCACCGATGTGTCGGACGAAGCCCAGTGCCGCGCACTGATCGCCGAGGCCGTGCAGCGGAGCGGCCGGATCGACGCGCTGGTCAACAATGCCGGCGTTTCTGCCCAAGCCCTGTTTGCCGAGGTAAGGGCCGAAGACCTGGGCTGGTACGAGCGCGTGATGCGCGTCAACTTCTGGGGCAGTGTCTGGTGCACGCACGCGGCCTTGCCCCATCTGCTGGCGTCGCGCGGCCGCATCGTCGCCGTGTCTTCGCTGGCAGGCTTGGTCGGCGTGCCCGGCCGCAACGCCTACAGCGCGAGCAAGTTCGCGCTGAGTGGCTTCTTCGAGGCGCTACGCGCCGAACTCAAACCCTCCGGCGTGAGCGTGACCACCGTCTACCCTGGCGTGGTGGCCACGCGCACCCGCCACCGGGGCTACAACGCCCGGGGAGAGGCCGCGGGCAGCAGCGGACTGCGGGAAGACAAGGCCATGCCGGTCGAGGAATGCGCCCGCCTCATCCTGCGCGGCATGACGCGCCGCCAGCGCGAGGTGGTGATGACAGCGCAGGGCAAGCTGGGGCGCTGGCTCAAGCTGCTCGCTCCGGGCTTGGTGGAACGCATCGCGCTGTCGGCGCTCAAGGAAGAGGTCAAACCGCATTGA
- a CDS encoding class I SAM-dependent methyltransferase translates to MSGPSEWVRRWAPLVPRDVVNGSSGAQGGAVLDVACGTGRHLRVFHERGHPVTGLDRDALALATVHAALPGATLIETDLERSPWPLPGRTYAGVVVTNYLWRALLPTIVQSVAPGGVLIYETFALGNEQHGKPSNPDFLLRPGELLAACAIAPAPLRVVAYEDVTLDNPVRCVQRIAAVRN, encoded by the coding sequence ATGTCCGGCCCTTCCGAATGGGTGCGACGCTGGGCGCCTCTGGTGCCCCGGGACGTTGTCAATGGCAGCAGCGGCGCGCAGGGTGGCGCGGTGCTGGACGTGGCCTGTGGCACGGGACGCCACCTGCGCGTGTTCCACGAACGCGGTCACCCGGTCACCGGGCTGGACCGCGACGCGCTGGCCCTGGCGACCGTGCACGCGGCCTTGCCCGGCGCCACCCTGATCGAGACCGATCTCGAACGCAGTCCCTGGCCCTTGCCCGGCCGGACCTACGCGGGCGTGGTCGTCACGAACTACCTCTGGCGCGCGCTGCTGCCCACCATCGTTCAGAGTGTGGCCCCGGGTGGCGTGCTGATCTACGAAACCTTTGCTCTGGGCAACGAGCAGCACGGCAAACCCTCGAACCCGGACTTCCTGCTGCGCCCGGGCGAACTGCTGGCGGCCTGCGCGATCGCCCCTGCACCTTTGCGCGTGGTGGCCTATGAAGACGTCACCCTGGACAACCCGGTTCGGTGCGTGCAACGCATCGCAGCCGTGCGGAATTAG
- the dapA gene encoding 4-hydroxy-tetrahydrodipicolinate synthase: protein MTPITGSIVALVTPMHDDGSVDYPTLRSLIDWHIAEGTDCIGVVGTTGESPTVSVEEHCEIIRVSVEQARKHAKHVPIMAGCGANSTAEAVELAKFAKNVGADCQLQVVPYYNKPTQEGQYQHFKKIAEAVDLPVVLYNVPGRTVADMAHDTVLRLAQVPGIVGIKEATGNIERAQWLIREVPKVNKNFAIYSGDDPTAVALMLCGGQGNVSVTANVAPRLMHELCVAAIAGEVKRAMEIQFRLMPLHRQLFVEPNPIPVKWALARMDRCGGALRLPLTPLSASGQTAVEGALRLTGLL, encoded by the coding sequence ATGACCCCCATCACTGGCAGCATCGTGGCCCTCGTCACCCCGATGCATGACGACGGCAGCGTGGACTACCCCACGTTGCGTTCCCTGATCGACTGGCACATCGCCGAAGGCACGGACTGCATCGGCGTGGTCGGCACCACCGGTGAATCGCCCACGGTCAGCGTGGAGGAACACTGCGAAATCATCCGCGTCTCGGTCGAACAGGCTCGCAAGCACGCCAAGCACGTGCCCATCATGGCGGGTTGCGGCGCCAACTCCACGGCGGAAGCGGTGGAACTGGCCAAGTTCGCCAAGAACGTCGGTGCGGACTGCCAGCTGCAGGTTGTGCCCTACTACAACAAGCCGACCCAGGAAGGCCAGTACCAGCATTTCAAGAAGATCGCCGAAGCGGTGGATCTGCCCGTCGTCCTGTACAACGTGCCCGGCCGTACCGTGGCCGACATGGCGCATGACACGGTGCTGCGCCTGGCCCAGGTGCCCGGCATCGTCGGCATCAAGGAAGCCACGGGCAACATCGAGCGCGCGCAGTGGCTCATCCGCGAAGTGCCCAAGGTCAACAAGAACTTCGCCATCTACTCCGGCGACGACCCGACTGCCGTGGCCCTGATGCTCTGCGGTGGCCAGGGCAATGTGAGCGTGACGGCCAACGTCGCGCCGCGCCTGATGCACGAACTCTGCGTGGCCGCCATCGCCGGTGAGGTGAAGCGTGCGATGGAAATCCAGTTCCGCCTCATGCCCCTGCACCGTCAGCTCTTTGTCGAACCCAACCCCATCCCCGTCAAATGGGCGTTGGCACGCATGGACCGCTGCGGCGGTGCCCTGCGGCTGCCCCTGACCCCCTTGTCAGCGAGCGGCCAGACTGCCGTGGAAGGCGCGCTGCGCCTCACTGGCCTGCTCTGA
- the bamC gene encoding outer membrane protein assembly factor BamC has product MNSVSSLRTRALQRGLVLLSIFLLSACAALEGDKVDYGAAVQNTPLAVPPDLTQLPQDTRYALPGSTVSASTYGGGAVVNTPRAQTVAPSVPGLRLEGQGGVRWLIATGMTPEDIWPKLHAFWEETGLKLSQDDPKLGLMETEWAENRAKLPQNFMRKILGALMSTSTLDLYRTRVERVAAPDGGTSTEIYISHRGLEEVYADDAGSNPDGSRKTIWQPRPSDPDMEIEMLRRLMIKLGAPAEQAAAQADRQTAGLTDPAQAAPKTAQLEQRNGQSVVSVREPFDRAWRRVGLSLDRTGFTVEDRDRSQGIYYVRYVQPPKTGEEEPGWWARTFGGAKPLDKTPRRYRITVRAEGNLSTVAVLNADGAPESSEQARNILQVLVDDLH; this is encoded by the coding sequence TTGAACTCCGTTTCGTCTCTTCGTACCCGCGCGCTGCAGCGGGGCCTCGTGCTGCTGTCGATTTTCCTGCTTTCCGCCTGTGCGGCGCTTGAGGGCGACAAGGTGGACTATGGCGCGGCCGTCCAGAACACGCCCTTGGCGGTGCCCCCTGATCTGACGCAGTTGCCTCAGGACACGCGCTACGCCCTGCCCGGCAGCACCGTCAGCGCGAGCACCTATGGCGGCGGCGCTGTGGTCAACACCCCTCGGGCGCAAACCGTGGCACCCAGTGTGCCCGGCCTGCGCCTGGAAGGTCAGGGGGGCGTGCGCTGGCTGATCGCCACGGGCATGACACCGGAGGACATCTGGCCCAAGCTGCACGCCTTCTGGGAGGAAACCGGCCTCAAGCTTTCCCAGGACGATCCCAAACTGGGCCTGATGGAAACGGAATGGGCTGAAAACCGCGCCAAGCTGCCGCAGAACTTCATGCGCAAGATTCTGGGTGCCTTGATGTCCACCAGCACCCTGGACCTGTACCGCACCCGCGTGGAACGCGTCGCGGCCCCCGATGGCGGCACCAGCACCGAGATCTACATCAGCCATCGTGGCCTGGAAGAGGTCTACGCGGACGACGCCGGCTCCAACCCTGACGGCTCGCGCAAGACGATCTGGCAGCCACGCCCCTCCGACCCGGACATGGAAATCGAGATGCTGCGTCGCCTGATGATCAAGCTTGGCGCGCCCGCCGAGCAGGCGGCGGCACAAGCAGACCGACAGACCGCTGGCCTGACCGATCCCGCCCAGGCCGCGCCCAAGACCGCGCAGCTGGAGCAACGCAACGGCCAGTCCGTGGTCAGCGTGCGCGAGCCTTTCGACCGCGCCTGGCGGCGCGTCGGCCTGTCGCTGGACCGCACCGGCTTCACCGTGGAAGACCGCGACCGCAGCCAGGGCATCTACTACGTGCGCTATGTGCAGCCACCCAAGACTGGCGAGGAAGAACCCGGCTGGTGGGCACGGACCTTCGGTGGTGCGAAACCGCTGGACAAGACTCCGCGCAGGTACCGCATCACGGTGCGCGCGGAGGGCAACCTCAGCACGGTGGCCGTGCTCAACGCCGATGGCGCGCCCGAGAGCTCCGAACAGGCGCGCAACATCCTGCAGGTGCTCGTGGACGATCTGCATTGA
- a CDS encoding MipA/OmpV family protein — protein sequence MKQRPGGMPPHPSQVLARRGLVTSLTWLALVAAPTVAQAQFGDPGGEGTAATDTGQIGAAALSTPRYMGADHNRLRALPYLSYRWANGWFVDGINGVGYGGSPTPGLQMGVHVGVSPDREESDDPALRGMGNVNRGAELGGFAHQRLGSWLGGKLSLRSHLRYGSGEDRQGGQAELGLGWGTRLGERSLMNLGLAANWANQGYMQTYFGVTRAQSTSSGYTEHKTDGGLRDLRLSLVVIQLFSPTTVGLLMVSQTYWQGDAADSPLVQEKRNTMAVAALMYRF from the coding sequence GTGAAGCAACGGCCTGGGGGCATGCCGCCCCATCCATCGCAGGTGCTGGCCCGGCGCGGGCTGGTGACCAGCCTGACCTGGCTGGCGCTGGTTGCCGCACCCACCGTCGCCCAAGCCCAGTTCGGAGACCCGGGCGGTGAAGGCACGGCCGCCACGGACACGGGGCAGATCGGTGCGGCGGCACTCAGCACCCCTCGCTACATGGGCGCGGATCACAATCGATTGCGGGCCCTGCCCTACCTCAGCTACCGCTGGGCCAACGGGTGGTTCGTCGATGGCATCAACGGCGTCGGGTACGGTGGATCGCCCACGCCCGGCCTGCAGATGGGGGTGCATGTCGGAGTCTCTCCGGATCGCGAGGAAAGCGACGATCCGGCGCTGCGCGGCATGGGTAACGTCAACCGCGGAGCGGAGCTGGGGGGCTTCGCGCACCAACGCTTGGGGAGTTGGCTGGGCGGCAAGCTGAGCCTGCGCTCCCATCTGCGCTACGGCTCGGGCGAGGATCGCCAGGGCGGGCAGGCCGAGTTGGGCCTGGGCTGGGGCACCCGGCTGGGGGAGCGCAGCCTGATGAACCTGGGCCTTGCAGCGAACTGGGCCAACCAGGGCTACATGCAGACCTATTTCGGTGTCACGCGGGCACAGTCAACTTCCAGCGGCTACACCGAGCACAAGACCGATGGCGGACTGCGTGACCTGCGCCTGTCGTTGGTCGTCATCCAGCTTTTCTCACCGACCACCGTGGGTTTGCTCATGGTCAGTCAGACCTACTGGCAAGGTGATGCGGCCGACAGCCCACTGGTGCAGGAGAAGCGCAACACCATGGCCGTGGCGGCACTGATGTACCGCTTCTAG
- a CDS encoding JmjC domain-containing protein, producing MDVNLPLTLLGGISPAAFMRRYWQKKPLLVRQAVPGMRALLTRTELFALAGQEDVESRLVTLEKRGRKESWGLRRGPFDRRALPALKPGKGEAWTLLVQGVDLHSEAAHQMMQQFRFVPDARLDDLMISYAVEGGGVGPHFDSYDVFLLQTHGKRHWKIGSQQDLKLRAGVPLKILADFRPEQDFVLEPGDMLYLPPQYAHDGVAVEGECMTCSIGFRSPKAGGLAQELLQRLAEDAAEGMDASMADALYRDPTQAAVGAPAGMPGSLLRYARQAVQQALRDPQALARALGEVLSEPKPQVWFEPASPDAAGGMTAIASGIQLDRRTRMLYDDVHLFINGESYLVSDEDGGRDAVLLRRLADERRMGAADLRKVSRPARELIAEWREAGWLHGIPG from the coding sequence ATGGATGTGAACTTGCCGCTGACCCTGCTGGGCGGCATCAGCCCCGCCGCCTTCATGCGCCGCTATTGGCAGAAAAAGCCTCTGCTGGTGCGCCAGGCCGTGCCCGGCATGCGCGCCCTGCTCACACGCACGGAACTGTTCGCCTTGGCGGGACAGGAGGACGTGGAATCTCGCCTGGTCACGCTGGAAAAGCGGGGGCGCAAGGAAAGCTGGGGTCTGAGGCGGGGGCCTTTCGATCGGCGTGCCTTGCCCGCGCTCAAGCCCGGCAAGGGTGAGGCCTGGACGCTGCTGGTGCAAGGCGTGGACCTGCACAGCGAAGCCGCGCATCAGATGATGCAGCAGTTCCGTTTCGTGCCCGACGCGCGCCTGGACGATCTGATGATCAGCTACGCGGTGGAGGGGGGAGGCGTGGGACCGCATTTCGACAGCTATGACGTGTTCCTGCTACAGACGCATGGCAAGCGGCATTGGAAGATCGGCAGCCAGCAGGACTTGAAACTCAGGGCCGGCGTGCCACTGAAGATCCTGGCCGATTTCCGGCCCGAGCAGGACTTCGTGCTGGAGCCGGGCGACATGCTCTACCTGCCGCCGCAGTACGCCCACGATGGCGTGGCGGTGGAAGGCGAGTGCATGACCTGCTCCATCGGCTTTCGTTCCCCAAAGGCGGGCGGGCTGGCGCAGGAACTGTTGCAGCGCCTGGCGGAGGATGCCGCCGAGGGCATGGATGCGTCAATGGCCGACGCGCTGTACCGCGACCCGACGCAAGCTGCCGTTGGCGCACCCGCCGGCATGCCCGGCTCGCTGCTGCGTTACGCCAGGCAGGCGGTGCAGCAGGCCCTGCGCGATCCACAGGCGCTGGCGCGGGCCCTGGGCGAGGTCCTGAGCGAACCCAAGCCGCAGGTGTGGTTCGAGCCGGCTTCTCCGGATGCGGCTGGGGGTATGACTGCCATCGCGTCTGGCATCCAACTCGACCGGCGCACGCGGATGCTCTACGACGACGTACATCTCTTCATCAACGGCGAGAGTTATCTTGTCTCTGACGAGGACGGAGGGCGTGACGCGGTGCTTTTGCGTCGATTGGCGGACGAGCGGCGTATGGGGGCCGCGGACCTGCGAAAAGTCAGCCGACCGGCGCGGGAATTGATCGCTGAGTGGCGCGAGGCCGGTTGGTTGCATGGCATTCCCGGCTGA
- a CDS encoding FKBP-type peptidyl-prolyl cis-trans isomerase, whose amino-acid sequence MNTDHPNDKRLDAVTPQCVVALTWTLTDTLGEELDVLDDPVEFLIGGEDLFEKIEQALQGHGIGASVAVHLEPEEAFGDFNDQLLFLEKRELFPAELEEGMTLEGHALPTGCNPDAPRDALYTVTEIYPDHVVLDGNHPLAGIALRLKLKVESVREATEEEIGRGTAGTGFFRIAPLHEQGDGGSSLH is encoded by the coding sequence ATGAACACAGACCATCCGAACGACAAGCGCCTGGACGCCGTCACGCCGCAATGCGTGGTCGCGCTCACCTGGACCCTGACCGACACCCTTGGCGAGGAACTCGACGTGCTCGATGACCCCGTCGAATTCCTGATTGGGGGCGAAGACCTGTTCGAGAAGATCGAACAGGCATTGCAAGGTCACGGCATTGGCGCCAGCGTGGCGGTGCACCTGGAGCCCGAGGAAGCCTTCGGCGATTTCAACGACCAGTTGCTCTTCCTGGAAAAGCGTGAGCTCTTTCCGGCCGAGCTCGAAGAAGGCATGACCCTGGAAGGCCACGCCCTGCCCACTGGCTGCAACCCGGACGCGCCCCGCGATGCGCTCTACACCGTGACCGAAATCTACCCCGACCATGTGGTGCTCGACGGCAACCATCCGCTGGCCGGCATCGCCCTGCGCCTCAAGCTGAAGGTCGAAAGCGTGCGTGAAGCCACCGAGGAAGAGATAGGGCGCGGCACTGCGGGCACGGGCTTTTTCCGCATCGCGCCCCTGCACGAGCAGGGCGACGGCGGTAGTTCCCTGCATTGA
- a CDS encoding glucan biosynthesis protein, giving the protein MSKDTPETLSRRRLLVGAGALGAWNALPHAAWAALPTQLEYGPAQAFSFDDLIARARTLAGQAYAPSPALSRDVLERIDYDAHGKLRYKSEFALFARGPGSFPVTFFHLGRYFQTPVHMHLLEASGRQAREILYNPAYFDMPADSPARELAAGAGFAGFRFQESRLGGAEAQKQLPWQKNDWVAFLGASYFRAIGDLYQYGLSARGVALDVAQAGKPEEFPAFTHFWFLPPSGKSGDHTVTVYALLDGPSISGAYRFDLRRDLGKNGAVLMEIDCALFLRRDVARLGIAPLTSMYWFSETDKSSAVDWRPEVHDSDGLALWTGSGERIWRPLNNPKRTMASAFADRTPRGFGLLQRDRDFDHYLDGVAYDRRPSLWVEPLGDWGAGSVQLIEIPTDDEIHDNIVAMWVPQAEAKAGSSHRLKYRLHWRADEPAAPRAALAHCVATRLGHGGEPGKPRPRGVRKFVVEFLGGPLSQLPWGVKPEAVLSASRGTFGNVFCEAVPNGVPGHWRAAFDLTVNGQEPVDMRLYLRQAGQTLSETWLYQYHPV; this is encoded by the coding sequence ATGAGCAAGGACACCCCCGAGACCTTGAGTCGCCGACGCCTACTGGTCGGCGCGGGCGCCCTCGGCGCCTGGAACGCGCTACCCCATGCAGCATGGGCGGCGCTACCAACCCAACTGGAGTACGGCCCCGCGCAGGCGTTCTCCTTCGACGATCTGATCGCACGCGCGCGGACGCTGGCCGGTCAGGCCTACGCCCCGTCGCCCGCGCTGTCGCGCGATGTGTTGGAGCGCATCGATTACGACGCCCACGGCAAGCTGCGCTACAAGAGCGAATTCGCGCTCTTCGCGCGAGGGCCGGGGTCCTTCCCCGTCACTTTCTTCCACCTCGGTCGCTACTTCCAGACCCCGGTGCACATGCATCTGCTGGAGGCGTCGGGCCGCCAGGCGCGCGAGATTCTCTACAACCCGGCCTACTTCGACATGCCGGCCGACAGCCCGGCGCGCGAGCTTGCGGCCGGCGCGGGTTTCGCGGGTTTCCGCTTCCAGGAAAGCCGGCTCGGCGGCGCCGAGGCGCAGAAGCAACTGCCCTGGCAAAAAAATGACTGGGTGGCCTTTCTGGGGGCGTCCTACTTCCGCGCCATCGGGGACCTCTACCAATACGGTTTGTCGGCGCGCGGCGTGGCTCTGGACGTGGCGCAGGCCGGCAAGCCGGAGGAATTCCCCGCCTTCACCCACTTCTGGTTCCTGCCGCCCTCGGGCAAGTCGGGGGACCACACCGTCACGGTATATGCCTTGCTGGACGGTCCCAGCATCAGCGGTGCCTACCGCTTCGACCTGCGGCGCGACCTGGGCAAGAATGGCGCGGTGCTGATGGAGATTGACTGCGCGCTCTTCCTGCGCCGCGACGTGGCGCGCCTAGGCATCGCGCCGCTGACGTCCATGTACTGGTTCTCCGAGACGGACAAGTCCAGCGCCGTGGATTGGCGACCCGAGGTGCACGACTCCGATGGCCTGGCCCTGTGGACAGGCAGCGGCGAACGCATCTGGCGCCCGCTGAACAACCCGAAACGCACCATGGCCTCGGCCTTCGCAGATCGCACGCCGCGCGGCTTCGGCCTGTTGCAACGCGACCGCGATTTCGACCACTACCTGGATGGCGTCGCCTACGACCGCCGCCCCAGCCTCTGGGTCGAACCACTGGGCGACTGGGGCGCGGGCAGCGTCCAACTCATCGAGATTCCGACCGACGACGAGATCCACGACAACATCGTCGCCATGTGGGTGCCGCAAGCCGAAGCCAAGGCCGGCAGCAGCCACCGCCTGAAGTACCGTTTGCACTGGCGTGCGGACGAGCCGGCCGCGCCGCGCGCCGCCCTGGCGCACTGCGTCGCCACGCGCCTGGGCCACGGCGGCGAGCCTGGCAAGCCGCGCCCGCGGGGCGTACGCAAGTTCGTGGTCGAGTTCCTGGGCGGACCGCTGAGCCAGCTGCCTTGGGGCGTGAAGCCCGAGGCGGTGCTCAGCGCCTCGCGCGGAACGTTTGGCAATGTCTTCTGCGAAGCCGTGCCCAATGGCGTGCCGGGCCACTGGCGCGCGGCGTTCGACCTCACGGTGAACGGACAGGAGCCAGTGGACATGCGGCTCTACCTGCGTCAGGCCGGGCAGACCTTGTCGGAGACCTGGCTGTACCAGTACCACCCGGTGTAG
- a CDS encoding GNAT family N-acetyltransferase: protein MTLRIAPLQPEDRAAWENLARGYKAFYNTPTADEAYDSAWNRLLNQDGIHGLGAYQDDELRGLAHYLFHANTWAPSVCYLQDLYTDPSVRGQGIGRALIEAVAAQARERGAARYYWLTQADNARARALYDQLAHHGGFVRYDYPL from the coding sequence ATGACGCTGCGCATCGCCCCCCTGCAGCCTGAGGATCGGGCCGCCTGGGAAAATCTGGCGCGCGGCTACAAGGCTTTTTACAACACGCCCACCGCGGACGAGGCGTACGACAGTGCCTGGAACCGCCTCTTGAATCAGGATGGCATCCACGGTCTGGGTGCTTACCAGGACGATGAGCTTCGGGGGCTGGCTCACTACCTCTTCCATGCCAACACCTGGGCGCCTTCGGTCTGCTACTTGCAGGATCTGTACACCGATCCTTCGGTGCGTGGACAAGGCATAGGCCGCGCGCTCATCGAGGCCGTGGCGGCGCAGGCCAGGGAACGGGGCGCCGCGCGTTATTACTGGCTGACGCAGGCGGACAACGCCCGGGCGCGGGCCCTGTATGACCAATTGGCCCACCACGGCGGTTTTGTCCGCTACGACTACCCCCTTTAA
- the dut gene encoding dUTP diphosphatase: protein MHIDVKIIDARLRDQLPAYATPGSAGLDLRACLDAPLTLAPNAWQLVPTGMAIHLADPGYAALILPRSGLGHKHGIVLGNLVGLIDSDYQGQLMVSAWNRSTTAFTIEPMERIAQLVIVPVVQASFNLVDEFVSATERGAGGYGSTGKR from the coding sequence ATGCACATCGACGTCAAGATCATCGACGCGCGCCTGCGCGATCAATTGCCCGCCTACGCCACGCCCGGCAGCGCCGGCCTGGACTTGCGCGCCTGCCTGGATGCGCCCCTGACCCTTGCGCCCAACGCCTGGCAACTCGTGCCCACCGGCATGGCGATTCACCTCGCGGACCCCGGGTACGCTGCGCTCATCCTGCCGCGTTCGGGGCTGGGCCACAAACATGGCATCGTGCTGGGCAACCTCGTGGGCTTGATCGACAGTGATTACCAGGGGCAGCTGATGGTCAGCGCCTGGAACCGCAGCACCACGGCCTTCACCATCGAGCCCATGGAACGCATCGCGCAACTCGTCATCGTGCCCGTGGTGCAGGCAAGCTTCAATCTCGTGGACGAGTTTGTGTCGGCGACCGAACGTGGCGCGGGTGGTTATGGTTCGACCGGCAAACGCTGA
- the coaBC gene encoding bifunctional phosphopantothenoylcysteine decarboxylase/phosphopantothenate--cysteine ligase CoaBC, with protein sequence MNDLAGKHIVLGLSGGVACYKSAELCRLLIKAGATVQVIMTEAAAQFITPVTMQALSNRPVYLSQWDAREPNNMPHINATRQGDRHADAILVAPASADFIAQLAQGRASELLGLMCLARPIDQVPLLLAPAMNREMWAHPATQRNLAQVDVDGATLLGVGHGLQACGETGDGRMLEPVDILEDLTAFFQPKLLPGRRILVTAGPTYEAIDPVRGITNRSSGKMGFAIARAAREAGGDVTLVAGPVHLPTPRGVTRIDVRTAQQMQQAVRDMVDHASIFVATAAVADWRPASVAEQKIKKDGSGKPPALDFIENVDILAGVAQHPRAKSGALYCVGFAAESHDLLTHAQAKRARKGVPLLVGNIGPATFGQDDNALLLVDEVGTKELPHADKLTLARQLVAEIAQRLKS encoded by the coding sequence ATGAACGATCTCGCTGGAAAACACATCGTCCTGGGCCTCTCCGGGGGCGTGGCCTGCTACAAGTCGGCGGAGCTGTGTCGCTTGCTGATCAAGGCGGGCGCGACGGTGCAGGTCATCATGACCGAGGCCGCCGCGCAGTTCATCACCCCTGTGACCATGCAAGCGCTCTCGAACCGGCCGGTGTACCTGTCGCAGTGGGACGCGCGCGAGCCGAACAACATGCCCCACATCAACGCGACGCGGCAGGGCGACCGGCACGCAGATGCCATCCTCGTCGCGCCGGCCAGCGCCGATTTCATCGCCCAGCTGGCACAGGGCCGGGCCAGCGAGCTGCTGGGCCTGATGTGTCTGGCACGCCCCATCGACCAGGTGCCCCTGCTGTTGGCCCCCGCCATGAACCGCGAAATGTGGGCCCACCCCGCGACCCAGCGCAACTTGGCCCAGGTGGACGTCGATGGGGCCACGCTGCTGGGCGTGGGCCATGGCTTGCAGGCCTGCGGCGAGACTGGGGACGGCCGCATGCTGGAGCCAGTGGACATCCTCGAAGATCTGACTGCTTTCTTCCAGCCCAAGCTGCTACCGGGCCGGCGCATATTGGTCACGGCGGGGCCGACTTACGAGGCCATCGACCCGGTGCGCGGCATCACCAATCGCTCCAGCGGCAAGATGGGATTTGCCATTGCCCGCGCCGCGCGCGAGGCGGGTGGGGATGTGACCCTGGTGGCGGGACCGGTGCACCTGCCCACGCCGCGTGGCGTGACGCGCATTGACGTGCGCACGGCCCAGCAAATGCAGCAGGCGGTGCGGGATATGGTCGACCATGCTTCCATTTTCGTAGCAACCGCCGCCGTGGCGGATTGGCGACCCGCCAGCGTGGCGGAGCAGAAGATCAAGAAAGACGGCAGCGGAAAACCGCCCGCGCTGGACTTCATCGAAAACGTGGACATCCTTGCTGGCGTGGCACAGCACCCACGGGCCAAGAGCGGCGCGCTGTACTGCGTCGGCTTCGCTGCCGAAAGCCACGATCTGCTGACCCACGCCCAGGCCAAGCGCGCGCGCAAGGGCGTGCCTTTGCTGGTGGGCAACATCGGTCCGGCCACCTTCGGTCAGGACGACAATGCCTTGCTGCTGGTCGATGAAGTCGGCACCAAAGAATTGCCCCACGCCGACAAGCTCACGCTGGCGCGCCAACTGGTGGCCGAGATCGCCCAGCGTCTCAAGAGTTAA